The following proteins are co-located in the Agromyces laixinhei genome:
- a CDS encoding NfeD family protein — protein MDVLTQYAWIVWLVLILAFATIEVFTLEMTFLMLALGSVAGLLSGLFGIPWWAQFIVAALVAVTLILTLRPSLLRMLRRGGDPTRSNIDALIGADGQVVRTVTPAGGQVRLQNGDVWTARLSPITEQADVAVGERVLVTGIDGATAVVVPVERSTGA, from the coding sequence TTGGATGTACTGACCCAGTACGCGTGGATCGTGTGGCTCGTGTTGATACTGGCGTTCGCGACCATCGAGGTCTTCACGCTCGAGATGACGTTTCTCATGCTCGCGCTCGGCAGCGTGGCTGGTCTCCTCTCGGGCCTCTTCGGCATTCCATGGTGGGCGCAGTTCATCGTCGCCGCGCTCGTCGCGGTCACACTGATCCTGACGCTCAGACCGTCGCTGCTGCGGATGCTGCGTCGCGGCGGTGATCCGACGCGAAGCAATATCGACGCACTCATCGGCGCCGACGGCCAGGTCGTGCGCACCGTGACCCCTGCGGGCGGTCAGGTCCGACTGCAGAACGGTGACGTATGGACGGCACGGTTGTCGCCCATCACCGAGCAGGCGGATGTCGCGGTCGGCGAGCGTGTGCTCGTCACCGGTATCGACGGGGCGACGGCCGTCGTCGTCCCGGTTGAGAGGAGCACTGGAGCTTGA
- a CDS encoding SPFH domain-containing protein, translating to MDVSGIITTIVVVAIVIFVIVVLAKSIRIIPQAYSGVVERLGRYHKTLSPGLNILVPFIDRLRPLVDMRETVVSFPPQPVITEDNLVVSIDTVVYFQVTDARAATYEIANYLGAVEQLTTTTLRNVVGGLNLEEALTSRDNINGQLRIVLDEATGKWGIRVGRVELKAIDPPHSIQDSMEKQMRAERDRRALILTAEGTKQSAILTAEGARQAAILEAEGEAKAAVLRAQGEAEAILTVFDAIHKGDPDPSLLGYQYLQMLPEIAKGEANKLWIVPSELTEALKGFGSAFTPNFPTGSGLSAPDASRPNRP from the coding sequence ATGGACGTTTCCGGAATCATCACGACGATCGTCGTCGTCGCGATCGTCATCTTCGTCATCGTCGTCTTGGCGAAGTCGATCCGAATCATCCCGCAGGCGTACTCGGGCGTGGTCGAGCGACTCGGCCGGTATCACAAGACCCTCAGCCCCGGACTGAACATCCTCGTGCCCTTCATCGACCGGTTGCGCCCCCTCGTCGACATGCGCGAGACCGTCGTCTCCTTCCCCCCGCAGCCGGTGATCACCGAAGACAACCTCGTGGTCTCGATCGATACGGTCGTCTACTTCCAGGTGACCGATGCGAGAGCGGCGACGTACGAGATCGCGAACTACCTGGGCGCCGTCGAGCAGCTCACCACCACGACGCTCCGCAACGTCGTCGGCGGCCTGAACCTCGAAGAGGCGCTCACCTCGCGCGACAACATCAACGGGCAGCTGCGCATCGTGCTCGATGAGGCGACCGGCAAGTGGGGCATCCGCGTCGGACGCGTCGAGCTCAAGGCGATCGATCCGCCTCACTCCATTCAAGACTCGATGGAGAAGCAGATGCGCGCCGAGCGTGATCGGCGCGCACTCATCCTCACCGCCGAGGGCACCAAGCAGTCGGCCATTCTCACTGCCGAAGGCGCGCGCCAGGCGGCCATCCTCGAGGCCGAGGGCGAGGCGAAGGCTGCGGTGCTCCGTGCCCAGGGTGAGGCCGAGGCGATCCTCACGGTCTTCGATGCCATCCACAAGGGCGACCCCGACCCGAGCCTGCTCGGGTACCAGTACCTGCAGATGCTCCCCGAGATCGCCAAGGGCGAGGCGAACAAGCTCTGGATCGTACCGAGCGAGCTCACCGAGGCGCTGAAGGGCTTCGGCAGTGCATTCACTCCGAACTTCCCGACCGGGTCTGGTCTGTCGGCGCCGGATGCCTCGAGGCCGAACCGCCCCTGA
- a CDS encoding RNA polymerase-binding protein RbpA, whose translation MADRSLRGMRIGAQSLQSEDGVIFAERAEYVYRCETCSRETVMTFSTEAELPESWECKHCGASAVLLVDSKPVEIDRSGEKVARTHWDMLLERRTRAELEELLEERLSYLRARRGQKVGA comes from the coding sequence ATGGCGGACAGGAGCCTACGAGGCATGCGCATCGGCGCACAGAGCCTGCAGAGTGAAGATGGCGTGATTTTCGCCGAGCGTGCCGAGTACGTCTACCGCTGCGAGACCTGCAGCCGCGAGACGGTGATGACGTTCTCGACCGAGGCGGAACTGCCCGAGTCGTGGGAGTGCAAGCACTGCGGCGCATCCGCGGTACTGCTCGTCGACTCGAAGCCCGTCGAGATCGATCGCTCGGGCGAGAAGGTCGCTCGCACGCACTGGGACATGCTGCTCGAGCGCCGAACGCGCGCCGAACTCGAAGAGCTGCTCGAGGAGCGACTCAGCTATCTGCGGGCCCGTCGCGGCCAGAAGGTCGGCGCTTAG
- a CDS encoding nitrilase-related carbon-nitrogen hydrolase has translation MPDRDFWYSLAPDLIGLVQREYTPGTNAPVFDLGDAVTGLAICFDVIYDDVIWEAAHDGAQLYMFQTNNADFRGTDENLQQLAIARLRAIETGRSVVNISTVGTSQVIDPAGRTIDALPSDVRGAMVTDVELRDGLTLAVVLGPSVPFIVVIGSLAALISAGIIARRRSRDPRDDAAVETDAG, from the coding sequence ATCCCCGACCGGGACTTCTGGTACTCGCTCGCGCCCGACCTGATCGGTCTCGTGCAGCGCGAGTACACCCCGGGAACCAATGCGCCGGTGTTCGACCTCGGAGATGCGGTCACGGGGCTCGCGATCTGCTTCGACGTGATCTATGACGATGTCATCTGGGAGGCGGCGCACGACGGCGCGCAACTCTACATGTTCCAGACGAACAACGCCGATTTCCGCGGCACCGACGAGAACCTGCAGCAGCTCGCGATCGCCCGTCTTCGTGCGATCGAGACCGGGCGATCGGTCGTGAACATCTCGACCGTCGGCACGAGTCAGGTGATCGATCCGGCGGGTCGCACGATCGACGCCCTGCCATCGGATGTACGCGGCGCGATGGTCACCGATGTCGAGCTGCGCGACGGACTGACACTGGCGGTCGTGCTGGGCCCGAGCGTGCCGTTCATCGTCGTGATCGGCTCACTGGCCGCGCTGATCTCCGCAGGCATCATCGCCCGCCGCCGATCTCGTGACCCGCGCGATGATGCCGCCGTCGAAACGGATGCGGGCTAA
- a CDS encoding glycerophosphodiester phosphodiesterase: MPRGRTAPDDGFDISAYFEPTRPRVLAHRGLALDAPENTLLAFAKAVAIGCEYIETDVHLSADGVAVVAHDPTLERVAGRDVEVSKLTMAELRRIDLGQVQGFCSLEEALDAFPELRFNIDVKVESAVEAAVTAINRVRAQSRVLLTSFSERRRLRLAALVPGAVTSAGGAGVIRARLVALTGSTRLLGRALRGARALQVPERVGLLPLVTERFVDAVHRAGAEVHIWTVNDPAEMTRLLDLGVDGLVTDRADLALPLVADRN, encoded by the coding sequence ATGCCTCGAGGCCGAACCGCCCCTGACGACGGGTTCGACATCTCCGCCTACTTCGAGCCCACGAGGCCGCGGGTGCTCGCGCACCGCGGCCTCGCGCTCGACGCCCCCGAGAACACGCTCCTCGCCTTCGCGAAGGCGGTCGCGATCGGCTGCGAGTACATCGAGACCGACGTGCACCTGAGCGCCGACGGCGTCGCCGTCGTTGCGCACGACCCGACGCTCGAACGCGTCGCCGGCCGTGACGTCGAGGTCTCCAAGCTCACGATGGCCGAGCTCCGGCGCATCGATCTCGGTCAGGTGCAGGGCTTCTGTTCGCTCGAGGAGGCGCTCGACGCGTTCCCAGAGCTGCGTTTCAACATCGACGTGAAGGTCGAGAGCGCGGTCGAGGCGGCCGTCACGGCGATCAACAGGGTTCGAGCCCAATCGCGCGTATTGCTGACGAGCTTCTCCGAGCGCCGTCGCCTGCGGCTCGCCGCACTCGTTCCCGGTGCGGTGACGTCGGCCGGCGGCGCCGGAGTCATCCGTGCTCGCCTCGTCGCACTCACCGGTTCGACGCGCCTGCTCGGCCGCGCGCTTCGCGGAGCGCGAGCCCTGCAGGTGCCGGAGCGGGTCGGCCTCCTCCCCCTCGTCACCGAGCGCTTCGTCGATGCGGTGCATCGCGCGGGCGCCGAGGTGCACATCTGGACCGTCAACGACCCGGCCGAGATGACGAGGCTGCTGGACCTCGGCGTCGACGGCCTCGTGACCGACCGCGCCGACCTCGCGCTCCCCCTGGTCGCCGATCGAAACTGA